The sequence TCATTCTATAATTTTCTGGGGGCCACCAGGTACAGGAAAAACAACGCTTGCAGAAATTATTGCCCAACGCATTAATGCAGAAGTTGAGCGAATTTCTGCGGTGACGAGTGGCATCAAAGAAATTCGTGAAGCGATTGATCGTGCAAAACAAAATCGTCTTGCAGATCGTAAAACTATCTTGTTTGTGGATGAAGTGCATCGTTTTAATAAAAGCCAGCAAGATGCATTTTTACCGCACATTGAAGACGGGACCGTTATTTTCATTGGAGCGACAACAGAAAATCCATCTTTTGAGCTAAATAATGCGTTGCTTTCTCGTGCCCGAGTGTATGTGCTGAAATCACTCACAACGGCTGAAATTGAACAAGTTTTGCAGCAAGCTGTAGAAGATCCTGAACGTGGATTGGGTAAAGAGCGGTTAATTTTAGAAGAGAATTTACTGCAAGTACTTGCCGAATATGTCAATGGAGATGCGCGATTAGCCTTGAATTGCCTCGAATTAATGGTGGATATGGCGGATGAAACGGAAAATGGAAAGAAAATTGACCGCACTTTATTAAAAGAAGTCTTAGGCGAACGTCAAGCGAGATTTGATAAACAAGGTGATCGTTTCTACGATTTAATTTCTGCGCTACATAAATCTGTTCGCGGTTCTGCTCCAGATGCTGCATTGTATTGGTATGCACGAATTTTGACAGCGGGTGGTGACCCTTTATATGTTGCGCGCCGATTACTTGCTATTGCTTCAGAAGATGTGGGAAATGCAGATCCTCGCGCTATGCAAGTCGCATTGGCTGCATGGGATTGCTTTACTCGCGTGGGCGCTTATGAAGGGGAGCGAGCCATTGCCCAAGCTATTATCTACCTTGCAGTAGCGCCAAAAAGTAATGCGGTTTATACCGCATTTAACACCGCAAAACAGCAAGCTAAAGATTTGCCAGATTATGATGTTCCACCACATTTACGCAATGCGCCGAGTAATTTAATGAAAGAGCTTGGCTATGGTGCTGAATATCGTTATGCTCATGATGAACCTAACGCTTATGCGGCAGGTGAAAATTATTTCCCGCCTGAATTAAAAGACACTCAATATTATTTTCCGACAAATAGAGGTATGGAAATTCAGATTAAGGAAAAACTAGAACGATTACGTGAGCAAGATAAAAGTGCGGTGAAAAAACGGTATAAATAATCTCAATTTGGGATTTTTTAAGAATGGAATGAAAAGTGCGGTTAATTTTGAAAACTTTTTTGAAATTTACCGCACTTTTTTTAATTTAACCTCTTAAGCAAATTTTCTCAAATTCACTAAAGAATGTTGGAAAGGTTTTGGCAGTACATTTGGGATCTAAAATTGTCACTGGTGTATTGGACAGTGCGATTAGAGAAAAACACATTGCCATGCGGTGATCGTTATAAGTCTCAATATCTGCATGTTTAAACTGATTGAGCGTAAGTGGTTGAATACGAATAAAATCTTCACCTTCTTCGACTTCTGCACCGACTTTACGTAATTCGGTTGCCATTGCTGTTAAACGATCTGTTTCTTTCACGCGCCAGTTATAAATATTTCGAATGACGGTTTCGCCATTAGCAAAAAGTGCTGTGGTTGCTATCGTCATTGCGGCATCTGGAATGTGATTCATATCCATATCAATGCCATGTAATTCATCGCATTCAGCTTGGATAAAATCCTCTCCCCAAGTAATTTTTGCACCCATTTTCTCTAATACATCAGCAAATAAACGATCGCCCTGAATAGAGTTTTTGCCAATTCCAGTTACTTTCACTTTGCCTTTAATGGCGCCAGCTGCGAGAAAGTAAGAGGCCGATGAGGCATCGCCTTCTACCAAATATTTGCCAGGTGAAATGTAGGATTGATTTCCTTTAACTTTAAATTTTTGGTAGTGATGGTTTTCAACCTGAACACCAAAATCTCGCATCATCGCAAGGGTGATGTCAATATAGGGTTTAGAGACAAGTTCACCGATAATTTCGATTTCTGTATCATTTTCTGCAAGTGGTGCAGACATTAAAAGTGCGGTCAAAAATTGGGATGAAATAGAGCCATCAATTTTGACATTTCCACCTTTTATTCCTTTGTTGCGAATTGCGACTGGAGGATAACCTTCATTTTCTAGGTAGAGAATATCTGCACCCGCTTGGCGTAAAGCATCGACTAAATGGAGTATTGGACGCTCTTTCATACGAGGTTCACCCGTTAAGATGATTTCAACTTCGGAGGTGCCTTTTAAGCAAAGCGCAGCGGTTAATGGACGCATTGCAGTCCCCGCATTACCAAGAAAGAGAGAAAGATTATTCTGTATATTGAATGCTCCGCCCAATCCTTCTATTTCACAAATAGTTTTGTCATCAGAAAGGTGATAGCGTACACCTAACGCTTTGAGGGCGTTAAGCATATGTCGAATATCATCGCTATCTAATAAATTGGTTACTTTTGTTGTGCCTTTAGCTAAGGCGGCTAAAAGTAATGCGCGATTCGATAAACTTTTAGAACCCGGCAAATTAATTGTTCCTTCAACCGCACTTATTGGCGCAAGGGTGATTTTTTCCACTACAACACCACCGTTTTATTTTTATAAACAAAAATTCTATTGTGTAAAGCAAGATCAAGGGCACGACTTAATACGGTTTTTTCCACATCGCGGCCAGCACGCATCATTGCTTCAGCGCTATAAGTATGATCCACATTAATGACATTTTGCATAATGATTGGGCCTTGATCCAATTCGTTATTAATGAAATGAGCTGTTGCGCCGATAATTTTTACACCTCGTTCATAGGCTTGTTGATAAGGCTTGGCACCAATAAAAGCAGGTAAGAATGAATGATGGATATTAATCACTCGATTTGGATAACGAGCAACAAATTCAGGATTTAACACACGCATATATTTAGCGAGAACAATATAATCTGGCGTGTATTCATCAATTTTTTCAGCTAATAATTTATCGTGCTCAATACGAGTTAAGCCTTCATGACTAACCAAATGAAATGGAACATTAAAACGCTCAACGAGCTCGCGTAAATTATCATGGTTACCGATTACTGCCGAAATTTCTACATCAAGCGCACCATAATAATTTTTCATTAAAATATCGCCGAGGCAGTGAGCTTCTTTGGTGACTAAAATAACAATTCGTTTACGTTGTGTACCAATTAATCGACAATGTGTTCCTTCGGGTAAGCTATATTTTAGATCTTCTAATAAAGTAGCTTCGTTAAAAATACCTTCCAATTCTGTACGCATAAAGAAATGTTTGGTTTCAAAATCTACGAATTCATTATTATGCAGAATGTTTAGTTGATGTTTGTAACAAATGTTGGTTATTTTAGCTATTAGGCCTTTATCATCGGGACAATCGGTGAGTAATATTTTTTTTTCGATCATAATGTTGTGTGCTACGTTTAGATAAAAAAATAGAACCCATAAAAATGGGTTCTAGTTTCAAATAGAAAAATTAAATTTTGAAATCAGATAATGATTTACCAGAGTTCAATGCATTTTGAATTGGGCGTGGTGTGCGACCTTGGCCAGTCCATGTTTTACGCTCGCCATTTTCATCAATAAATGCATATTTTGCTGGGCGAGGTGGACGTTTTGCTCTAGCAGATGTTGCTGCTGTACCAAAGATCTCTTGTAATTCTTCAGGTGTAATACCTTCTTTTTCCATTAATTCTTTATATTTAGCTAAACGTTCTTTTCGCTCTGTTTCTGCTTTAATTAATTCTGCTTCATTAGCACGTTTCTCTTCAACAGCAGTTTGTAATTTTTCAAGAGCACTTTCCGCTTGTTCTAAAGTTAATTCGCGTACTGCCGCACGTAAACTACGAAGATTTGTCAAACCTTTTGCTAATTCGCTCATAATAAACCTCGATAAAATAATCTTGTATGTGGAAAAACTTATTTAATAATAGAGAAAATAATATTTATTGTAAATATCTATTTTAAATAAATGGTCGGAGCAGGTATATATCTTTAAATTTCTTTTTTGTTTATTTTTTATATTTTTAATTCAATCTAATAAAAAATTTTATAAAATCTGTTGGCATTTGGATTTTTTTACGGTAATCTCTTGAGTCACTACAAAAGTAGAGGTGCAATCATTATAAGTATTTTTTCAGAGTGGATAACGATGAAGAAAAAAGAAAGGAATGATTGCCGAAATCAAACAGAAGTCATTTTGTTTGGTTGGTGGCGTACTCGAAAGGGGCGACACTGTCATAGTTTTTTTGATTAACTATGGAGCGCTACGGTTGTTCTGGTCTTATTCTGTCCTTTGCTTTCCGTTCTCTCCATTAATTGTAGGTATCTCTTAATGGAACTTATCGATTTTTCATCTTCAGTTTGGTCAATCATTCCAGCTTTATTGGCGATTGTCTTGGCGATTGCAACTCGTCGTGTATTGGTGTCTCTCAGTGCAGGGATTATTGTTGGTGCGTTAATGTTAGGTGGCTGGAATATTGGCTCATCTTTCAGTTATCTATCAAGCAACGTGATTTCACTTGTTTATGCTGATGGCGCAATTAACTCTAATATGAACATTGTTTTGTTCTTATTATTGCTTGGTGTTTTAACCGCACTTTTAACGGTATCAGGCAGTAATCGTGCGTTTGCTGAATGGGCACAAAGCCGTATTAAAGGTCGTCGTGGTGCTAAATTATTAGCTGCATCATTAGTTTTTGTTACTTTTATTGACGATTATTTCCACAGTCTTGCTGTAGGCGCAATTGCTCGTCCAGTGACAGACCGTTTTAAAGTTTCTCGTGCGAAACTTGCTTATATTTTGGATTCAACGGCAGCACCGATGTGTGTAATGATGCCAGTTTCAAGTTGGGGCGCATACATTATTACCTTAGTAGGCGGTTTATTAGCGACTTATTCGATCACTGAATACACACCAATTGGTGCATTCGTGGCAATGAGCTCAATGAACTTCTATGCAATTTTCTCAATTATCATGGTGTTCTTTGTGGCATATTTTTCTTTCGATATTGCTTCAATGGCACGCCATGAACAATTAGCTTTGGAAAATTCTGAAGATGAATCAGAAGAAGAAACGGGTGCAAAAGGCCACGTACGTAATCTCGTATTACCTATCTTAGTTTTAATTTTTTCAACGGTTACAATGATGATTTACACTGGTGCATCAGCATTAGCAGCGGATGGTAAAGAATTTAGCATTTTAGGTGCGTTTGAAAATACTGTTGTTGGAACTTCTTTAGTTGTGGGTGGTACTTGCTCAATTCTAGTTTCTACTTTATTAATTATTCTTGATCGTCAGGTGAGTGTTCCAGAATATGCACGCTCTTGGATTGCAGGTATTAAATCAATGACTGGTGCAATCGCAATTTTATTCTTTGCGTGGACAATTAATAAAGTCGTTGGGGATATGCAAACTGGTAAATATTTATCTTCTCTTGTTTCTGGTAATATCCCAATGCAATTCTTACCAGTAATTTTATTTATTCTTGGTTCTGCAATGGCATTCTCAACCGGTACTAGCTGGGGGACATTCGGTATTATGTTACCAATTGCTGCGGCTATGGCTGCAAATGCTGCACCAGAATTATTGCTTCCTTGTTTATCTGCAGTAATGGCAGGTGCAGTATGCGGTGATCATTGCTCGCCAGTGTCGGATACAACAATTTTGTCTTCAACGGGCGCAAAATGTAATCATATTGATCACGTTACTACTCAGCTTCCTTATGCTGCCACCGTTGCAGCCGCAACGGCCATTGGTTACATCGTGGTAGGTTTCACTTATTCAGGTTTAGCTGGTTTTGCAGCAACGGCAGTTTCATTGATTGTCATTGTATTTGCAGTTAAAAAACGCTAAAAGTGTGATCTAATTCAAAAATTTGAATAAAAAATAATATTTTTACTATTTTATAAGATGCGGCATTTTGTCGCATTTTTTTATTTTTTTTGATGAAAAATTTTATAAAAAACTAAGTATTCATTTATTTTTGGTTTTTTATATTTTATTAATTGATTTTTTTGTTGTTTTAGTAGCTAGACAAATTTTTTTTACTTTGTATGATGTGAAACATTGACATAAGCCGTTCGTATTTTTAAAAGTGCGGTGAATTTAAGGAGTAAAAAATGAAGAAGTTATCTGGCGCAGAGATGGTCGTTCAATCTTTACGCGATGAAGGCGTAGAGTATTTATTTGGTTATCCTGGTGGAGCAGTATTAGATATTTATGATGCAATTCATACGCTGGGTGGTATTGAACATATTTTAGTTCGCCACGAACAAGCCGCGGTGCATATGGCGGATGGTTACGCTCGTTCAACAGGTAAAGTAGGATGTGTGCTGGTGACTTCGGGGCCAGGCGCAACAAATGCAATTACTGGGATTTTAACGGCTTATACTGATTCTGTGCCTATGGTCATTATTTCTGGTCAGGTCATGAGTAATTTAATTGGCCGAGATGCATTCCAAGAATGTGATATGGTGGGGATTTCTCGTCCTGTTGTGAAGCATAGCTTTATTGTCAAAAAAGCGGAAGATATTCCATCTATTTTGAAAAAAGCTTTTTATATTGCATCTACGGGGCGCCCTGGCCCTGTTGTTGTGGATATTCCAAAAGATACTGTAAATCCGAATTTTAAATATCCTTATGAATACCCTGAATCTGTCGAGTTACGTTCTTATAATCCCACAGTAAATGGACACAAAGGTCAAATTAAAAAAGCATTAAAAGCACTTTTAGTAGCGAAGAAACCAATACTTTTCGTCGGTGGTGGTGCAATTGCTGCTGAATGTAGTACGCAGTTAATTCAGTTTGCACAACGTTTAAATTTACCAGTTACCTCATCATTAATGGGATTAGGGGCTTATCCAAGTACGGATAAACAATTCCTAGGCATGTTAGGGATGCATGGTACTTTCGAAGCCAATACGGCAATGCACGAAAGTGATCTTATTTTGGGGATTGGCGTTCGTTTTGATGATCGCACAACAAATAATTTAGAAAAATATTGCCCAAATGCAAAAGTGATTCATATTGATATTGATCCAACATCGATTTCTAAAAATGTTCCAGCAGCGATTCCAATTGTCGGAAATGCGAAAAATGTATTGGAAGAATTTTTGAGTTTATTGAATGAAGAGGGACTGAAATCTCAAACAGATCTTGAAAGTTGGTGGCAAGAAATCAACCAATGGAAAGCAAAAAAATGTTTGGAATTTGACCGCACTTCTGGCGTGATTAAACCGCAACAAGTCCTAGAAGCGGTATATCGCCTCACAAAAGGACAAGCTTATGTGGCTTCTGATGTAGGTCAGCACCAAATGTTTGCTGCGTTACATTATCCGTTCGATGAGCCTCGTCATTGGATTAACTCTGGTGGCGCGGGCACCATGGGATTTGGTTTACCTGCTGCATTAGGCGTGAAATTGGCTCATCCGGAAGGAACAGTCGTTTGTGTTACTGGTGATGGAAGTATTCAAATGAATATTCAAGAGCTTTCTACCGCAACACAATATGGCATTCCAGTTGTCATTATTTGTTTGAACAATCATTTCTTGGGAATGGTAAAACAATGGCAAGATTTGATTTATTCTGGCCGCCATTCTCAAACCTATATGAATTCCTTACCTGATTTTGTGAAATTGGCAGAATCTTACGGTCATGTCGGTATAAAAATTGCTACGCCCGATGAACTCGAAAGCAAATTGCAAGAAGCATTTAGTATCAAAAATAAACTAGTATTTGTGGATATTAATGTAGATGAATCTGAGCATGTGTATCCAATGCAAATCCGCGGTGGCGCAATGAATGAAATGATTTTAAGTAAACCTCAAGAGGAGACAAACTAATGCGTAGAATTTTATCTGTTTTACTCGAAAATGAGTCTGGTGCTTTATCGCGTGTTGTTGGTTTATTCTCCCAACGTGCCTTTAATATTGAAAGTTTGACGGTGGCGCCAACGGATGATCCAACACTTTCTCGAATGACTATTGAAGCAGTGGGCGATGCTCAAGTATTGGAACAAATTGAGAAACAACTCCATAAATTAGTGGATGTGTTTAAAGTGATTAACTTGAGTGAGCAAGAGCATATAGTCCGTGAAATTGTTTTAGCGAAGGTGAGAGCAGTGGGTTCATCTCGCGATGAGATTAAACGTTTAGCTGATATTTTCCGTGGTCAAATTGTAGATGTCACACCAAAATCTTACACAATTCAATTAAGTGGAACCAAAGACAAAATTGATGCATTTATTTCTGCATTGAAAGAAGAAACCACATTGTTGGAAATTGTTCGTTCCGGATTGATTAGTGTGTCTCGTGGAGAAAAGAATATTCTCTAAAGTAGGGGCGTAAAGTGCGGAAATATTTTAATAGAATTTTACCGCACTTTATTAGAAATATATTTGTTTTTAGTTTTTTTATAAAAAAATCGTGACCAAGTTCACAAATCTAAAAATATGTATTTGCATAACTGATCGGATTTCTTTATTCTGAAACCACTAAAAACAAGTGCTATCTTAAATAGCCGACATCTATTTTGCTTTCCGAGTAGTGCCCCATTGGGGCACTTTTTTTATTCTGTAAATAAGTATAAAAAATCCCTTTCGTAAGAAAGGGATTTTAATTATCTAAATTACATTTTTTCTACGGTTTTAATACCGAGTAACTCTAAACCTTGTTTTAAGGTTTTTTCTGTTAATAATGCCAATTTCAAACGGCTTAATTTTACGGCCTCATCTTCAGCATTTAAAATTGGGCAATGTTCATAGAATGACGAGAATATGCCTGCTAGTTCGTATAAATAAGCACAAAGTACGTGTGGTGTGCCTTCTTTTCCAACTGTTTGCACCGCTTCTTCAAATTGTAGAAGTTTAATTGCAAGCGCTCTTTCTTTATCATCTTCAAGCGTTAAAGGTGCAGACAAAAGTGCGGTCGAATTTATATCTGTTTTATTAAAGATCGAACGGATTCGGGTATAAGCATATTGCATATAAGGCGCAGTGTTACCTTCAAAGCTTAACATGTTATCCCAATCAAAAACGTAATCAGTAGTACGGTTTTTGGATAGATCTGCATATTTCACCGCACCAATACCGACAGCCTCAATCACAGCTTCTTTTTCATCATTAGATAAATTTGTATTTTTTTCATTAATTAATACAGTGGCGCGCTCAATCGCTTCATCTAATAGATCGGCTAATTTCACCGTGCCACCGGTACGGGTTTTAAATGGTTTGCCATCTTTACCAAGCATCATCCCAAAATTTTTATGTTCTAAAGAGAAACTTTCTGGTACATAACCAGCTTTACGAGTAATTAACCAAGCTTGTTGCATATGTTGGCTTTGGCGGGTATCTGAAAAAACAAGTGCGCGATCAGCTTTTAATGTTTCATAACGATATTTTGCTGCAGCAATATCGGTTGTTGTGTAAAGGAAACCGCCGTCTTTTTTCTGAACGATCACGCCCATTGGGTCGCCTTCTTTATTTTTGAATTCATCTAAATAAACAACCAATGCACCATCATCTTCTACAGCTAAACCTTGTTTTTTAAGATCTTCTACGATGCTTGGTAACATAGGATTATAAAGACTCTCACCCATCACATCTTTTTCGGTTAAAGTCACATTCAAGCGATCATAGTTGTGCTGATT comes from Haemophilus haemolyticus and encodes:
- a CDS encoding H-NS family nucleoid-associated regulatory protein; protein product: MSELAKGLTNLRSLRAAVRELTLEQAESALEKLQTAVEEKRANEAELIKAETERKERLAKYKELMEKEGITPEELQEIFGTAATSARAKRPPRPAKYAFIDENGERKTWTGQGRTPRPIQNALNSGKSLSDFKI
- the purU gene encoding formyltetrahydrofolate deformylase yields the protein MIEKKILLTDCPDDKGLIAKITNICYKHQLNILHNNEFVDFETKHFFMRTELEGIFNEATLLEDLKYSLPEGTHCRLIGTQRKRIVILVTKEAHCLGDILMKNYYGALDVEISAVIGNHDNLRELVERFNVPFHLVSHEGLTRIEHDKLLAEKIDEYTPDYIVLAKYMRVLNPEFVARYPNRVINIHHSFLPAFIGAKPYQQAYERGVKIIGATAHFINNELDQGPIIMQNVINVDHTYSAEAMMRAGRDVEKTVLSRALDLALHNRIFVYKNKTVVL
- the ilvN gene encoding acetolactate synthase small subunit encodes the protein MRRILSVLLENESGALSRVVGLFSQRAFNIESLTVAPTDDPTLSRMTIEAVGDAQVLEQIEKQLHKLVDVFKVINLSEQEHIVREIVLAKVRAVGSSRDEIKRLADIFRGQIVDVTPKSYTIQLSGTKDKIDAFISALKEETTLLEIVRSGLISVSRGEKNIL
- a CDS encoding acetolactate synthase 3 large subunit, giving the protein MKKLSGAEMVVQSLRDEGVEYLFGYPGGAVLDIYDAIHTLGGIEHILVRHEQAAVHMADGYARSTGKVGCVLVTSGPGATNAITGILTAYTDSVPMVIISGQVMSNLIGRDAFQECDMVGISRPVVKHSFIVKKAEDIPSILKKAFYIASTGRPGPVVVDIPKDTVNPNFKYPYEYPESVELRSYNPTVNGHKGQIKKALKALLVAKKPILFVGGGAIAAECSTQLIQFAQRLNLPVTSSLMGLGAYPSTDKQFLGMLGMHGTFEANTAMHESDLILGIGVRFDDRTTNNLEKYCPNAKVIHIDIDPTSISKNVPAAIPIVGNAKNVLEEFLSLLNEEGLKSQTDLESWWQEINQWKAKKCLEFDRTSGVIKPQQVLEAVYRLTKGQAYVASDVGQHQMFAALHYPFDEPRHWINSGGAGTMGFGLPAALGVKLAHPEGTVVCVTGDGSIQMNIQELSTATQYGIPVVIICLNNHFLGMVKQWQDLIYSGRHSQTYMNSLPDFVKLAESYGHVGIKIATPDELESKLQEAFSIKNKLVFVDINVDESEHVYPMQIRGGAMNEMILSKPQEETN
- the argS gene encoding arginine--tRNA ligase, giving the protein MNIQSILSDKIKQAMILAGADQSCDALVRQSGKPQFGDYQANGIMAAAKKLGLNPREFAQKVLDNAQLSDIAEKLEIAGPGFINIFLNPTWLTTEVSTALSQKNLGIQATDKQTVVIDYSSPNVAKEMHVGHLRSTIIGDAVVRTLEFLGHHVIRANHVGDWGTQFGMLIAYLEKMQNEHASEMELQDLEAFYREAKKHYDEDEVFAEKARNYVVKLQGGDEYCRAMWKRLVDITMQQNQHNYDRLNVTLTEKDVMGESLYNPMLPSIVEDLKKQGLAVEDDGALVVYLDEFKNKEGDPMGVIVQKKDGGFLYTTTDIAAAKYRYETLKADRALVFSDTRQSQHMQQAWLITRKAGYVPESFSLEHKNFGMMLGKDGKPFKTRTGGTVKLADLLDEAIERATVLINEKNTNLSNDEKEAVIEAVGIGAVKYADLSKNRTTDYVFDWDNMLSFEGNTAPYMQYAYTRIRSIFNKTDINSTALLSAPLTLEDDKERALAIKLLQFEEAVQTVGKEGTPHVLCAYLYELAGIFSSFYEHCPILNAEDEAVKLSRLKLALLTEKTLKQGLELLGIKTVEKM
- a CDS encoding Na+/H+ antiporter NhaC family protein, which translates into the protein MELIDFSSSVWSIIPALLAIVLAIATRRVLVSLSAGIIVGALMLGGWNIGSSFSYLSSNVISLVYADGAINSNMNIVLFLLLLGVLTALLTVSGSNRAFAEWAQSRIKGRRGAKLLAASLVFVTFIDDYFHSLAVGAIARPVTDRFKVSRAKLAYILDSTAAPMCVMMPVSSWGAYIITLVGGLLATYSITEYTPIGAFVAMSSMNFYAIFSIIMVFFVAYFSFDIASMARHEQLALENSEDESEEETGAKGHVRNLVLPILVLIFSTVTMMIYTGASALAADGKEFSILGAFENTVVGTSLVVGGTCSILVSTLLIILDRQVSVPEYARSWIAGIKSMTGAIAILFFAWTINKVVGDMQTGKYLSSLVSGNIPMQFLPVILFILGSAMAFSTGTSWGTFGIMLPIAAAMAANAAPELLLPCLSAVMAGAVCGDHCSPVSDTTILSSTGAKCNHIDHVTTQLPYAATVAAATAIGYIVVGFTYSGLAGFAATAVSLIVIVFAVKKR
- the aroA gene encoding 3-phosphoshikimate 1-carboxyvinyltransferase, translating into MEKITLAPISAVEGTINLPGSKSLSNRALLLAALAKGTTKVTNLLDSDDIRHMLNALKALGVRYHLSDDKTICEIEGLGGAFNIQNNLSLFLGNAGTAMRPLTAALCLKGTSEVEIILTGEPRMKERPILHLVDALRQAGADILYLENEGYPPVAIRNKGIKGGNVKIDGSISSQFLTALLMSAPLAENDTEIEIIGELVSKPYIDITLAMMRDFGVQVENHHYQKFKVKGNQSYISPGKYLVEGDASSASYFLAAGAIKGKVKVTGIGKNSIQGDRLFADVLEKMGAKITWGEDFIQAECDELHGIDMDMNHIPDAAMTIATTALFANGETVIRNIYNWRVKETDRLTAMATELRKVGAEVEEGEDFIRIQPLTLNQFKHADIETYNDHRMAMCFSLIALSNTPVTILDPKCTAKTFPTFFSEFEKICLRG
- a CDS encoding replication-associated recombination protein A encodes the protein MSNLNFDFAENDFRPLAAKMRPTSLERYFGQTHLIGEGKPLRKAIQAGHIHSIIFWGPPGTGKTTLAEIIAQRINAEVERISAVTSGIKEIREAIDRAKQNRLADRKTILFVDEVHRFNKSQQDAFLPHIEDGTVIFIGATTENPSFELNNALLSRARVYVLKSLTTAEIEQVLQQAVEDPERGLGKERLILEENLLQVLAEYVNGDARLALNCLELMVDMADETENGKKIDRTLLKEVLGERQARFDKQGDRFYDLISALHKSVRGSAPDAALYWYARILTAGGDPLYVARRLLAIASEDVGNADPRAMQVALAAWDCFTRVGAYEGERAIAQAIIYLAVAPKSNAVYTAFNTAKQQAKDLPDYDVPPHLRNAPSNLMKELGYGAEYRYAHDEPNAYAAGENYFPPELKDTQYYFPTNRGMEIQIKEKLERLREQDKSAVKKRYK